One part of the Syngnathus acus chromosome 17, fSynAcu1.2, whole genome shotgun sequence genome encodes these proteins:
- the LOC119137473 gene encoding histidine-rich glycoprotein-like codes for MWLSYALHLQASCQSHHHYSQACHLSYSCSLPHDSKACHLSYSCSLPHHHDSQACHLSYYCSLPHLSRYHQACHLSYSCSLPHHHYSQACHLSCSCSLLHHHDSQACHLSYSCSLPHLSRYHQACHLSCSLPHYSQACHLSYCPLSYSCSRSHYSQACHLSYSCSLPHHHSRQACHLSYSCSLPHHHHSSQACHLSYSCSRSHYGQACHLSYSCSLLHDDGQACHQSCRPSSDRWGARDVRNLHH; via the exons ATGTGGCTATCCTATGCCCTACATCTGCAAGC GTCCTGTCAGTCCCACCACCACTACAGCCAAGCCTGTCACCTGTCCTACTCCTGCTCCCTGCCCCACGACAGCAAAGCCTGTCACCTGTCCTACTCCTGCTCCCTGCCCCACCACCACGACAGCCAAGCCTGCCACCTGTCCTACTACTGCTCCTTGCCCCATCTGTCCCGCTACCACCAAGCCTGCCACCTGTCCTACTCCTGCTCCCTGCCCCACCACCACTACAGCCAAGCCTGTCACCtgtcctgctcctgctccctGCTCCACCACCACGACAGCCAAGCCTGCCACCTGTCCTACTCCTGCTCCCTGCCCCATCTGTCCCGCTACCACCAAGCCTGCCACCTGTCCTGCTCCCTGCCCCACTACAGCCAAGCCTGTCACCTGTCCTACTGTCCCCTGTCCTACTCCTGCTCCCGCTCCCACTACAGCCAAGCCTGCCACCTGTCCTACTCCTGCTCCCTGCCCCACCACCACTCCCGCCAAGCCTGTCACCTGTCCTACTCCTGCTCCCtgccccaccaccaccactccAGCCAAGCCTGTCACCTGTCCTACTCCTGCTCCCGCTCCCACTACGGTCAAGCCTGCCACCTGTCCTACTCCTGCTCCCTGCTCCACGACGACGGCCAAGCCTGCCACCAGTCCTGCCGGCCCTCCTCCGACCGATGGGGAGCTCGAGATGTGCGCAATCTCCACCACTGA